Proteins from a single region of Candidatus Scalindua japonica:
- the obgE gene encoding GTPase ObgE has translation MFIDEVKIYVKGGDGGDGCVSFRRERFIPRGGPNGGDGGNGGDVIIRANKKIDTLLDITSKVKFIAEDGGKGQNRNKNGKNGRDLVINVPKGTLIKDLKSGRIIKDLKENDEAIIIARGGRRGRGNAYFKSPTNQTPRFAEEGRNGRDRWLSLELKLIADVGIIGLPNAGKSTFLSRISSARPKIADYPFTTLQPQLGIVDLENYKRLVFADIPGLIEGAHSGSGLGNTFLKHIERTRVVVHLIDISAADLLETYNLVRNELALFSSKLSKKSEIVAINKSDILDTETSQIIAEELSKKISKPVHLVSAVSGNNVKDLIKAAADLINKESEEDLLRLSLPDDYDAISNKGLTF, from the coding sequence ATGTTTATAGATGAAGTAAAGATTTATGTAAAAGGCGGTGATGGCGGTGATGGTTGCGTTAGCTTTCGTCGTGAAAGGTTTATTCCTCGTGGTGGGCCGAATGGCGGCGATGGCGGCAATGGTGGTGACGTTATCATACGTGCCAATAAAAAAATCGATACATTATTGGACATAACATCAAAAGTTAAGTTCATTGCTGAAGATGGCGGTAAAGGACAAAACCGCAACAAAAATGGCAAGAACGGAAGAGATCTGGTTATTAACGTACCTAAAGGGACACTTATAAAGGACCTGAAATCAGGACGGATTATCAAGGATTTAAAAGAAAATGATGAGGCTATAATAATTGCAAGAGGAGGGAGAAGAGGCAGGGGGAATGCCTATTTTAAATCTCCAACCAACCAGACGCCTCGTTTTGCAGAAGAAGGTAGAAACGGGCGGGACCGATGGCTCAGCCTTGAACTAAAACTTATTGCAGATGTTGGAATAATTGGCTTACCAAATGCCGGAAAGTCTACATTCCTTTCCAGAATCTCATCTGCAAGGCCTAAAATTGCGGATTATCCGTTCACTACTTTACAACCACAATTAGGAATCGTGGATCTGGAAAATTACAAAAGATTAGTGTTTGCGGATATTCCCGGGCTTATAGAAGGAGCACATAGCGGTTCGGGCCTGGGCAACACATTTTTAAAGCATATAGAACGAACCAGAGTCGTTGTTCACCTAATCGATATCTCCGCAGCAGATCTTCTGGAGACATACAATCTGGTCAGGAATGAACTGGCTCTTTTCAGCTCAAAATTGAGCAAAAAATCAGAAATAGTAGCTATAAACAAATCGGACATATTAGATACTGAGACAAGTCAAATAATTGCGGAAGAGCTGAGTAAGAAAATATCCAAACCCGTACACCTTGTTTCGGCAGTATCAGGCAATAATGTTAAAGACCTGATTAAGGCTGCAGCAGATTTAATTAATAAGGAAAGCGAAGAGGATCTTTTACGCCTTTCATTACCTGATGATTACGACGCAATCTCCAACAAGGGATTAACATTTTAA
- the rpmA gene encoding 50S ribosomal protein L27 → MAHKKGQSSTRNGRDSNPQHRGIKHYGGELVRSGSILVRQCGTKFKPGTNVGCGKDYTLFTKVDGKVAFEAGRRVSVHPV, encoded by the coding sequence ATGGCTCATAAAAAAGGGCAAAGTTCGACTAGAAATGGAAGAGATAGTAACCCGCAACACAGAGGCATTAAACATTACGGTGGCGAATTGGTCAGATCAGGTTCAATTCTGGTTAGACAATGCGGAACAAAATTCAAACCGGGTACAAATGTTGGATGTGGTAAGGACTATACGTTATTTACCAAGGTAGATGGAAAAGTTGCATTTGAAGCTGGCCGTAGAGTAAGCGTACATCCTGTATAA
- the rplU gene encoding 50S ribosomal protein L21 — protein sequence MYAVIKERGKQYKVEPGESIEIDLKEDAKKGDTLEHTDVLMVSNDGETQIGAPTVENAKVISEVQGHTKGKKLTVMKFRRRKDSRTKRGHRQKYTKIKIKEIVT from the coding sequence ATGTATGCCGTTATAAAAGAACGCGGAAAGCAATACAAGGTTGAACCCGGTGAAAGTATCGAAATCGATCTTAAGGAAGACGCAAAAAAAGGTGACACTCTTGAACACACAGATGTATTAATGGTATCGAATGATGGAGAAACACAAATAGGAGCACCCACTGTTGAAAATGCAAAAGTCATATCTGAAGTCCAGGGACACACTAAAGGAAAAAAACTGACGGTAATGAAATTTCGTCGCCGTAAGGATTCCAGAACAAAACGCGGACATAGACAGAAATATACAAAAATCAAAATAAAGGAAATTGTTACCTGA
- a CDS encoding Rne/Rng family ribonuclease encodes MKKRMLINVVEPEESRIAILEDGVLEELYIERFSREQVAGNIYKGRIVNIEPSIEAAFVNIGISRNGFLHVSDVKNSRNNNGNSEEQSENTEKTETKTKESRSRIKSLISPDQEILVQIIKEGIGNKGPSLTTNISIPGRFLVLTPESTRIGVSRKIIDENERARLKQIIEELKPPPNLGLIVRTAGEHQTKRELLRDFNYLRRLWKVIENKDKKAEIPSTIYQESDLVIRTIRDIFSTDINEIIIDSEAVFKKIRYFLRLIMPSCVKKLKLYNDHEPLFHKYNIEREIEKINKREVRLSRGGSIVIEQTEALVAIDVNSGKYREESDPEKTALKTNLKAAKEIARQVRLRDIGGVIIVDFIDMKEEKNMRAVEKTLEASLKRDRARKKMLKISRFGIIEMTRQRIRPSLKSVIYESCKNCGGTGETETLESTCLSLMRQIKSLVNNSQIQKIEITTSDIVAGYLLNKKRKKLTELEEKFSKNIVITGIIGHKTGDATIYCTDGEGKRIATR; translated from the coding sequence ATGAAGAAGAGAATGTTAATAAATGTTGTAGAGCCCGAGGAAAGCAGAATAGCAATCCTGGAAGACGGGGTTCTAGAAGAATTATATATTGAACGTTTCTCTCGCGAGCAAGTCGCGGGAAATATATATAAAGGTCGTATTGTCAACATAGAACCAAGTATAGAGGCTGCATTTGTAAATATCGGTATTTCCAGGAACGGGTTCCTCCACGTATCAGACGTGAAGAACAGTCGTAACAATAACGGAAATAGCGAAGAACAATCAGAAAATACCGAGAAGACTGAAACAAAAACAAAAGAGAGCAGATCCAGGATCAAGTCTCTAATAAGCCCGGACCAGGAAATACTTGTACAGATAATCAAAGAGGGCATCGGTAACAAAGGACCAAGTTTAACAACAAATATCAGCATTCCCGGAAGGTTTCTGGTACTTACACCGGAATCAACCCGTATTGGTGTTTCGCGAAAAATTATTGATGAAAACGAAAGAGCAAGATTAAAGCAGATTATCGAAGAATTAAAACCACCCCCAAATCTGGGTCTTATCGTAAGAACAGCAGGAGAACATCAAACAAAGCGGGAACTTCTAAGAGATTTTAATTATCTCCGCAGGCTGTGGAAGGTTATTGAGAACAAAGATAAGAAGGCTGAAATACCATCTACAATCTACCAGGAAAGCGATTTGGTAATTCGCACGATTCGTGATATATTTTCGACTGATATTAATGAAATAATCATTGATTCTGAAGCGGTCTTTAAAAAGATAAGATATTTCCTGCGTTTAATAATGCCCAGTTGTGTAAAGAAACTGAAACTATACAATGACCATGAACCACTGTTTCATAAGTATAATATTGAGCGCGAAATAGAAAAAATAAACAAAAGGGAAGTCCGTCTCTCAAGAGGTGGCTCCATTGTAATTGAACAAACCGAAGCATTAGTCGCTATAGATGTAAATAGTGGTAAATACAGAGAGGAAAGTGATCCGGAAAAAACAGCGCTTAAAACAAACCTGAAAGCGGCCAAGGAGATTGCGCGGCAAGTCAGGTTGAGAGATATCGGTGGAGTCATAATAGTTGACTTCATAGATATGAAAGAAGAAAAAAATATGCGGGCGGTTGAAAAAACATTAGAAGCATCTCTAAAAAGAGACCGCGCCAGAAAAAAGATGTTAAAAATATCCAGATTTGGTATCATCGAAATGACTCGTCAGCGTATCAGACCAAGTCTCAAGTCGGTAATTTATGAAAGTTGTAAAAATTGTGGCGGTACAGGGGAAACTGAAACGCTCGAAAGTACCTGCCTGAGCCTGATGCGGCAGATAAAATCACTGGTAAATAATTCTCAAATACAAAAAATAGAAATTACTACAAGCGATATAGTTGCAGGATATTTACTAAACAAGAAAAGAAAAAAACTGACGGAACTTGAAGAAAAATTCTCAAAGAATATTGTCATAACTGGTATAATCGGACATAAAACAGGCGATGCAACAATTTATTGTACAGATGGAGAAGGAAAACGCATTGCAACCAGATAA
- a CDS encoding TIGR03936 family radical SAM-associated protein encodes MFGNILRIQVKFLKQGSLRFISHHNLMKLFERAIRRASISVKMSEGFNPRPKIAYPLALPVGIKGIDEKLEMELCEEMEVSDIETRLKKQLPENIQVTSVEPVPSHVKSTVKDVTYVVKPKNGKMPEAGKTDELLSKNVLNTLRKGKKQAFNIRPSINRITTNSQSIDLDLKMTPEGMARPDEVLLHLGLKAGIDYEISEIVRKRVNLFS; translated from the coding sequence TTGTTTGGCAATATCTTGAGAATTCAAGTTAAATTTTTGAAACAGGGAAGTTTGAGATTTATCTCTCATCATAACTTAATGAAGCTTTTCGAAAGGGCAATTCGTAGAGCAAGTATTTCTGTCAAAATGTCTGAAGGGTTTAATCCAAGACCTAAAATTGCCTACCCTTTAGCTCTGCCGGTTGGAATCAAAGGTATCGACGAGAAACTGGAAATGGAACTCTGTGAGGAGATGGAAGTTTCTGATATAGAAACAAGGCTGAAAAAGCAACTTCCAGAAAATATACAAGTTACTTCGGTCGAACCGGTTCCAAGTCATGTAAAATCTACGGTTAAAGACGTAACTTACGTGGTAAAACCAAAAAATGGAAAAATGCCTGAAGCAGGGAAAACAGACGAACTTTTATCCAAAAATGTACTAAATACACTAAGAAAAGGAAAGAAACAGGCCTTTAACATCCGCCCGTCAATAAACAGAATTACAACTAATTCACAATCTATTGATTTGGACCTTAAGATGACACCTGAAGGAATGGCTCGACCTGACGAAGTATTACTACATTTAGGACTTAAAGCTGGCATAGACTACGAAATTTCAGAAATAGTTAGAAAAAGAGTAAATCTCTTCTCCTGA
- the ptsP gene encoding phosphoenolpyruvate--protein phosphotransferase: MLIKRRTKIINTNGLHARPATRFAEMASKFNSEIFVKTKNKEEVNGKSIIDLLTLGAKRGTELLITADGEDKEIALDALEGLVNDRFNEDNMETRKGIAVSPGVVIKDAFVLESEGYRIPRHLIKEDEIAKEISRLEEATTDAWKEIEALENSVSKNLGSQIGSIFATHKLMLQDKLLLREFSEKVEQHKFSAEYAVTLVLRVYIKKFESIDDPYLSARVADIYDIEKRLLRNLLGEKKEELKNLTEEVVVVAHDLSPSQIASLDTTKVRGFVTDVGSRNSHAAIVARALGIPAVVGLETATVDIFGGDRVIIDGNRGNVIVRPDEETTKEYQLIEKDFHVFEKRITSELKDLPAVTLDGREIMILGNIEFPRDIGPSLNQGATGIGLYRTEFLFLGSNQTPTEEEHFEAYSQSIKELGDKPLIIRTVDLGGDKFFPSNSNTELNPFLGCRSIRYCLEHPNVFKSQLRAILKASALGNAKIMFPLISSLQELRKAKDIVKEVMEELDQEGIEFNEKIEIGVMIEVPSAAMVADDLAKEVDFFSIGTNDLIQYTMAVDRSNEKVAHLYSPAHPAILKLLKITIDAAEKNNIKIGICGEMGGEIEYTILLLGLGLREFSVAPAMIIPEVKKIIRSVTYERAKEAAETVCSFNDPAQTLEYLKNIVREIIPELVY, encoded by the coding sequence ATGCTTATAAAACGCAGAACAAAGATAATAAATACAAATGGACTACATGCAAGACCTGCTACACGTTTTGCAGAAATGGCTAGTAAATTTAACTCAGAGATTTTTGTAAAAACAAAAAATAAAGAAGAAGTAAACGGAAAAAGTATTATTGACCTTCTAACGCTGGGCGCAAAGAGGGGAACCGAATTATTAATAACTGCGGACGGGGAAGATAAGGAAATCGCTTTAGACGCATTAGAAGGCCTTGTAAACGACAGATTTAACGAAGACAATATGGAGACGCGAAAAGGCATTGCCGTTTCTCCGGGTGTAGTAATAAAAGATGCGTTCGTTCTGGAAAGTGAAGGCTATCGAATTCCACGCCACCTGATCAAAGAAGACGAAATCGCTAAAGAAATATCCCGACTGGAAGAAGCAACCACAGATGCATGGAAAGAAATTGAAGCACTGGAAAACAGTGTTTCCAAAAATTTAGGTTCGCAAATTGGTTCTATCTTTGCTACCCATAAATTAATGCTTCAAGACAAACTATTGCTGCGGGAGTTTAGTGAAAAAGTAGAACAACATAAATTCAGCGCAGAATATGCTGTGACATTAGTCTTACGTGTATACATAAAAAAGTTTGAAAGCATTGATGATCCTTATCTCTCAGCAAGAGTAGCGGATATATATGATATAGAAAAAAGACTCTTAAGGAATCTTTTAGGAGAGAAAAAGGAAGAGCTTAAAAACCTTACAGAAGAAGTTGTCGTTGTCGCACATGACCTCAGTCCTTCTCAAATAGCATCTTTAGACACCACAAAAGTACGTGGATTTGTAACCGACGTTGGCAGCAGAAACTCTCATGCCGCAATAGTTGCCAGGGCTTTGGGAATTCCCGCTGTAGTTGGCCTGGAAACAGCGACGGTTGATATTTTTGGCGGAGACCGTGTCATTATAGATGGCAATAGGGGAAATGTAATTGTACGACCGGACGAAGAAACCACCAAAGAATACCAACTAATAGAAAAAGACTTCCATGTTTTCGAAAAAAGAATCACCTCCGAGCTTAAAGACTTGCCTGCCGTTACATTAGATGGTAGAGAGATCATGATTTTAGGTAATATCGAATTCCCTCGCGATATTGGCCCAAGTTTAAACCAGGGCGCTACCGGCATAGGTTTGTATAGAACAGAATTTTTGTTTCTCGGCAGCAATCAAACACCAACTGAAGAAGAACATTTTGAAGCGTATTCACAATCAATAAAAGAGTTGGGAGACAAACCGTTAATTATCAGGACCGTTGATCTGGGCGGAGACAAATTCTTCCCCTCAAATAGCAATACCGAACTTAATCCATTCTTGGGTTGTAGATCTATTCGTTACTGCCTGGAACATCCAAACGTTTTTAAGTCACAACTCAGGGCAATCTTAAAGGCCTCCGCATTAGGCAACGCAAAAATAATGTTCCCATTAATTTCTTCTTTACAGGAGTTGCGAAAGGCAAAGGATATTGTGAAAGAGGTGATGGAAGAGCTGGATCAAGAAGGAATAGAATTTAATGAAAAAATAGAAATTGGAGTTATGATCGAAGTACCCTCTGCCGCTATGGTGGCAGATGACCTGGCAAAAGAAGTTGATTTCTTCAGCATAGGAACAAATGATCTTATTCAATACACTATGGCCGTAGACAGAAGCAACGAAAAAGTTGCCCACCTCTATTCCCCGGCACACCCGGCAATTTTAAAATTACTGAAGATTACCATAGATGCTGCTGAGAAAAATAATATAAAAATTGGCATTTGCGGAGAAATGGGCGGAGAAATTGAATACACTATACTATTGTTAGGGCTCGGACTAAGAGAATTTAGCGTTGCTCCGGCAATGATAATACCGGAAGTAAAGAAAATTATCAGGTCAGTTACTTATGAAAGAGCAAAGGAAGCTGCAGAAACTGTTTGCTCCTTCAACGATCCTGCACAAACGTTAGAGTACCTTAAAAATATTGTTCGAGAAATTATTCCGGAGTTAGTCTATTAA
- a CDS encoding PTS sugar transporter subunit IIA yields the protein MKIIDFIEEEAVIDDLQSTDKESVIREMVNILKDLNKINEDELDDIMSALIKREKVGSTGIGKGVAVPHTKHKSISKITGAFARSLKGVDFDALDGEPVYLFFLLLSPNDSTDVHLAALEKISSVIRNSDFRNFVKNASDKPEMVDILKEVDEANSE from the coding sequence ATGAAAATAATCGATTTTATAGAGGAAGAAGCGGTAATAGACGATTTGCAATCCACCGATAAAGAATCTGTCATACGGGAAATGGTCAACATATTAAAAGATCTGAACAAGATTAACGAAGATGAACTAGATGATATAATGAGTGCACTCATAAAGAGAGAAAAAGTGGGAAGCACTGGAATAGGCAAGGGAGTGGCGGTGCCTCATACTAAACATAAAAGTATTTCAAAAATAACAGGCGCGTTTGCCCGTTCGTTGAAAGGTGTTGATTTTGATGCACTTGACGGCGAACCTGTGTACCTGTTCTTTCTGTTACTATCACCAAATGATTCAACAGATGTACATCTCGCCGCTCTCGAAAAAATCTCATCTGTAATTAGAAACTCTGATTTTCGCAATTTCGTAAAAAATGCATCTGATAAACCGGAAATGGTTGATATTTTAAAGGAAGTTGATGAGGCAAACTCTGAATAA
- the hpf gene encoding ribosome hibernation-promoting factor, HPF/YfiA family: MEIIIHSRHLDATEAIKNYINKKASKLTKYSSKINKIQYTLKIEGNNNIVEAICSAARATLVAEAIDADMYAAIDLVMDKLEKQIIKQKEKLKQPRRSRKGEAPIEEEEDEG; encoded by the coding sequence TTGGAGATTATCATACACTCAAGGCATCTGGACGCTACAGAAGCAATCAAAAACTACATAAACAAGAAAGCTTCAAAACTCACTAAATATTCAAGCAAAATTAACAAGATACAATATACCCTGAAAATAGAAGGGAATAACAACATAGTGGAAGCAATATGTTCTGCCGCAAGGGCTACGCTTGTTGCAGAGGCGATAGATGCTGATATGTATGCTGCAATAGACCTTGTAATGGACAAACTGGAAAAACAAATTATCAAGCAAAAAGAAAAACTGAAACAACCCAGAAGAAGCAGAAAAGGAGAAGCTCCAATTGAGGAAGAAGAAGATGAGGGGTGA
- a CDS encoding ComF family protein: MPELHQENKLFLISAIRDILSGLLDILYPRHCFACDKSLYGEQNTYICNHCLETIKKTEVKRCGKCGSKSGPGMTFSSKGCNECKNTDLRLEKSFFVSDNTEPVRPLIHQFKYKKHMYLATPLASLLVNLLHQEVIGEIDLIVPVPLHWKKKQERGFNQSELMAKEISKKLSIPISINNLHRVKNTLSQTQLSRSQRQKNVKDAFKIKNPEIFIKKNVLLVDDVLTTGITASECAKSLKNTGTSKVFLIALARSNM; encoded by the coding sequence ATGCCAGAATTGCATCAAGAAAATAAACTGTTTTTGATATCGGCAATACGAGATATACTGTCCGGGCTTTTGGATATTTTGTACCCACGACACTGTTTTGCCTGTGACAAGAGTCTTTATGGAGAACAAAATACCTATATATGTAACCACTGCCTGGAAACAATAAAGAAAACAGAAGTAAAACGCTGTGGTAAATGTGGTTCAAAATCAGGACCAGGTATGACTTTTTCCAGTAAAGGGTGCAATGAGTGTAAAAACACCGATTTAAGGCTAGAAAAGAGTTTTTTTGTATCAGACAACACAGAGCCTGTCAGACCCCTTATACATCAGTTCAAATACAAGAAACATATGTACCTGGCAACTCCTTTAGCATCGTTACTGGTAAACCTCTTACATCAAGAAGTTATTGGAGAAATCGACCTTATTGTACCGGTACCACTTCACTGGAAAAAGAAGCAGGAAAGGGGCTTTAACCAGTCTGAGTTAATGGCGAAAGAAATAAGCAAAAAATTGTCTATACCAATCTCTATAAACAACCTGCATCGCGTCAAAAACACTTTATCTCAAACCCAACTCTCACGTTCACAGCGACAGAAAAATGTTAAAGATGCATTTAAAATTAAAAACCCTGAGATATTTATTAAAAAAAATGTTCTTCTGGTAGACGATGTTTTAACAACGGGAATAACCGCCTCAGAATGTGCAAAAAGCCTGAAAAATACGGGAACAAGCAAAGTATTTCTAATAGCGCTTGCTAGATCAAACATGTAA
- a CDS encoding tetratricopeptide repeat protein, whose protein sequence is MVVFCLLLGCARRDDEHYNRLGVNYLKNGQHNYAIDAFKKAIKLSPSSVEAHFNLGRALKRKGMDIQAQSEFSISRRLNPNKFNEYVKLYREKIDQDLTDTQKYSELGSAYAEKGMIDDAINAYKKSIEMEPDNAQAHYCLGTLYAMKGKYSDAADEYWMAVEIDPKMSEAHYNLGLSYFRQGMFDKAIKEYQTTLNLLPERHKKKRAGVHYKLGMAYEGNKVFDDAMRELRKAIKLMPKDARIHYQLSVVYKKAGLFEKAEKEEKIYDKLRKGKTHH, encoded by the coding sequence ATGGTGGTTTTTTGTCTGTTACTCGGCTGTGCACGCAGGGATGATGAGCACTACAACAGATTGGGGGTTAACTACCTTAAAAATGGACAGCATAATTATGCAATTGATGCTTTTAAAAAGGCGATTAAGCTTAGCCCATCCAGTGTAGAGGCCCATTTTAATCTGGGACGGGCATTAAAAAGGAAGGGTATGGATATACAGGCCCAGTCCGAATTTTCTATTTCTCGCAGGCTCAATCCGAACAAATTTAATGAGTATGTAAAGTTATACAGAGAAAAAATAGATCAGGACCTTACCGATACACAAAAATACAGCGAGTTGGGAAGCGCTTATGCTGAGAAAGGGATGATCGACGATGCGATTAATGCCTACAAAAAGTCAATTGAGATGGAACCGGACAATGCACAAGCGCATTACTGCCTTGGAACATTGTATGCAATGAAAGGAAAGTATAGCGATGCTGCGGATGAGTACTGGATGGCAGTGGAAATTGACCCCAAGATGTCAGAGGCCCACTATAATCTTGGTTTGTCCTATTTCAGACAGGGTATGTTCGATAAGGCTATTAAGGAATACCAGACAACGTTAAATCTTCTTCCCGAGAGGCATAAGAAAAAGAGGGCCGGTGTCCATTACAAACTTGGAATGGCTTATGAAGGTAATAAGGTGTTTGATGATGCGATGCGCGAATTAAGAAAAGCGATTAAACTAATGCCTAAAGACGCCAGAATCCACTATCAGCTAAGCGTAGTATACAAAAAAGCCGGTTTATTCGAAAAGGCGGAGAAGGAAGAAAAAATATATGATAAGTTGAGGAAAGGTAAGACGCACCACTGA
- a CDS encoding lysophospholipid acyltransferase family protein, translating into MLGSNLARILFSTVTIDEKPRGYPEQLKREGKNVIYAFWHSFMLIPGYVVRGLGVKVLISRHTDGEYIAHISQQLGFEIVRGSTTRGGVEALLKMIKEVKDTSFIITPDGPKGPRFVVKPGVIFLGQKTGLPIVPVSLGLSSYWELPSWDKFRIPKPFSKATIIYGKPIHIPLKLNRSEIEECRVQLEKKLNEITAESRQLVKN; encoded by the coding sequence TTGCTCGGTTCTAATCTGGCCAGGATCTTATTTAGTACGGTTACGATTGATGAAAAACCAAGAGGATATCCTGAACAACTTAAACGTGAGGGCAAAAATGTAATATACGCTTTTTGGCACTCCTTTATGCTTATTCCTGGATATGTTGTCAGAGGTTTGGGGGTTAAGGTATTGATAAGCCGCCACACAGATGGAGAATACATTGCACATATTTCCCAACAGTTGGGTTTTGAAATAGTAAGAGGTTCTACAACAAGGGGGGGGGTGGAGGCGCTGTTGAAAATGATTAAAGAAGTGAAGGATACATCATTCATTATTACTCCGGATGGCCCAAAAGGTCCGAGGTTTGTAGTTAAACCAGGAGTGATTTTTTTGGGGCAGAAAACAGGCTTGCCAATTGTCCCTGTTTCTCTGGGGTTATCAAGCTACTGGGAATTGCCGAGCTGGGACAAATTTCGAATTCCAAAACCGTTTTCAAAAGCTACGATCATATATGGTAAACCAATACATATACCATTAAAGCTTAACAGGTCTGAGATTGAAGAATGCCGAGTACAATTAGAAAAAAAGTTGAATGAAATAACTGCTGAATCAAGACAACTTGTCAAAAATTAA
- a CDS encoding RNB domain-containing ribonuclease, producing MLLRSMRKAEYSTTQSSHFALGLEHYAHFTSPIRRYPDLILHRLLDLFFKGELKSGRVKAAWDEKITGWAKHCSTTEKRAEDAEREIIKLKLLRHMEEHADKVMEGVITGIQEYGLFVQIDEFQLDGLVHIRTLTDDFYELDKKKLSLIGTRRGKVYSFGDVVNVKITKIDLLKREVDFVIV from the coding sequence ATGCTGCTCAGATCAATGAGGAAAGCCGAGTACTCTACCACCCAGTCATCTCACTTTGCACTCGGGCTGGAACACTATGCACACTTTACATCCCCCATACGCCGTTATCCTGATCTGATCTTACACAGGCTTTTAGACTTGTTCTTTAAAGGAGAACTGAAATCCGGGAGAGTAAAAGCTGCATGGGACGAAAAAATTACCGGTTGGGCAAAGCATTGTTCAACCACTGAAAAAAGAGCCGAAGATGCCGAACGTGAAATAATAAAACTAAAACTGCTCAGGCACATGGAAGAACATGCTGATAAGGTAATGGAGGGTGTTATTACCGGCATCCAGGAATACGGCCTCTTTGTACAAATAGACGAGTTCCAACTGGACGGTCTTGTACATATCCGTACACTCACAGATGATTTTTACGAACTTGACAAAAAAAAACTCTCACTGATAGGCACAAGGAGAGGTAAAGTTTATAGCTTCGGAGATGTTGTTAACGTAAAGATCACAAAAATTGACCTGTTGAAAAGAGAAGTTGACTTTGTGATTGTCTAA
- a CDS encoding ribonuclease R family protein has product MVRVLHRENETVVGTLKKSRHFNYVAPDNSKLPRDIYVSMEETKDVEHGDKVIARIDQWPTRHLNAEGTIVEILGKDGEPAVDIKSIIHQFKLPFEFNKNTIAEARDFQEPISPAEIGTRVDLRDELIITIDPEGAKDFDDAISLKKDKKGNWLLGVHIADVSYYVNEDSSIDKEARKRGTSVYLPGTVIPMLPEVLSNGICSLKEGEERLTKSIFFTYSEDGRLVNSEIKHTVINVKKRFTYNLATKILMESDEDDTDPITTLLLEAGKLAKLLYKIRMEEGALELNLPEINIKVGEDGKIDTIEKTTRDISHIIIEEFMIAANQATAMFMHQKNLPSVNRSHPEPEEDEMHDFAEFIFNFKNKRVDPFNKKNYRPS; this is encoded by the coding sequence ATAGTACGTGTTTTACACCGTGAAAACGAAACGGTTGTCGGAACACTCAAGAAAAGCAGACATTTCAATTATGTAGCGCCGGATAACTCAAAATTACCCAGAGATATTTATGTCTCAATGGAAGAGACAAAAGACGTTGAACATGGTGACAAGGTTATCGCCAGGATCGATCAATGGCCGACTCGCCACCTTAATGCAGAAGGCACAATAGTAGAGATTTTGGGTAAAGACGGCGAACCGGCGGTTGATATCAAGTCCATCATACACCAGTTTAAGCTGCCTTTTGAATTCAACAAAAACACCATTGCTGAAGCACGCGATTTTCAAGAGCCTATCAGCCCTGCCGAAATCGGCACAAGAGTAGACCTCCGTGATGAATTGATCATAACAATAGACCCTGAAGGCGCAAAGGACTTTGACGACGCAATCTCCCTGAAGAAAGATAAAAAAGGGAATTGGCTTCTTGGTGTTCATATCGCAGATGTCTCTTATTATGTAAATGAGGATTCTTCGATCGATAAGGAAGCGCGAAAGAGAGGCACCAGTGTATATCTTCCCGGCACAGTCATACCAATGCTTCCCGAGGTATTATCAAATGGCATTTGCAGCCTGAAAGAGGGTGAAGAGAGGCTGACAAAAAGTATATTTTTTACCTATTCTGAAGATGGCAGACTGGTAAACTCCGAGATCAAACATACCGTTATAAATGTAAAAAAAAGATTTACCTACAATCTTGCGACTAAGATATTAATGGAAAGCGACGAGGATGATACAGACCCTATAACAACCCTGTTACTTGAAGCAGGCAAACTTGCAAAGCTACTCTATAAAATCCGTATGGAGGAGGGCGCACTTGAACTAAACCTGCCGGAGATTAACATAAAAGTTGGCGAAGACGGTAAGATTGATACGATAGAAAAAACTACACGGGATATTTCACACATAATAATTGAAGAGTTTATGATTGCGGCAAATCAGGCTACAGCAATGTTTATGCATCAAAAAAATCTTCCATCAGTAAACCGAAGTCACCCTGAGCCTGAAGAAGATGAGATGCACGATTTTGCTGAATTTATTTTCAATTTTAAAAACAAGAGAGTAGACCCTTTTAACAAAAAAAACTACAGGCCTTCCTGA